The Methylomonas montana DNA window CGGCCGTTGCCGATGGCGACGACAGTTTCGGCCCCCAGATCGGTCACGAATTGCAACTTGGTTTTAGCTTGGGATTCGGTTGGGGTGATGATCAGCTCTATCGGTAAATCGGCTAGCTGAACGTGGGCCAGTCCGAAGGTGTCGGCAGTAATGATATGAATTTTTATCGTGGGCGCAAGGCTGGCGAGTAGGTCCGCCACGCCAGGCAGCAGTTCACCGTCCAGCGCCAAGGTGCCGTTGTAATCGCAGACTAGATGGGCGAGTTCAAGATTTTGAAAGCCGGGAATGTCGACCAAGATCATGGAAATACCCCGTGATGGAAAAGATCAGTGCTTAGATTGACTGTCATGCATGCGGATGAAGACATTGGACAACATAAATCGTGCCGATCGAATATACAAAATGCCGAAGTGGTCTTTGGCTCAAGCTAATTGAGAGGATGCCAGTGGGTAGGCATCCTAGCGCTTATTTTGCCGGCGTCGAGGTCGCCGGACCTATGCCGACAATCTGCAAGATCGTGTCTTCGTCCTTGGCGCCGTCGTAGTGAATTTCGTTGCCGTAGTGAGTGACGAAACTGCCTGCCGGTACCGGTTTCAAGTGCTCCGGATCATAGTCGGTGCCAGTGCCGACCCACCAGGTGCCGGAAATCACCGTGATAAAACGGTCGTTAGGATGCGAATGCGGCTTGCTATTGTGATGGGCCTTCCATTTGTTCAACACCACATATAGACCGGGCTTGGCCGGATCGCCGACCAGTACCGCGCTTTCCGAACCGCTGGGGTTGGCCACCCAGTTGATCTGCTCGGGCAATTTGATCGAAATCGCCTTGGGGTCCAGTTCGCTGGCCGTTGCCGAGCTAAAGCCTAAGCATAAGGCAAGTGCCAGTCCGAGTTTAGGCGACTGGTGCCGGGTAAATGGCTGAAACATCGAGTTCTCCAAAAATAAGTGCTGCTTGGCACGTGGGCTTCGGGGTATCTGGTCAGCGGGTGCCGAATCCTTTCGGCTTAATGACGGTAACCCGGCCGCCAAAAACCACTAACCAGATACCCCGAAGCCCACCGTTGTTTGCTTGAAAATCTGCAATCATTCAGCGCAAAACACAGCAAGCCCTCTCCTGCGGAGGTTGTCGTAAAAGGTAGGTCGGGCTGAATACAATGAAGCCCAACATTCTGATTTTGTTGGATTTTGCTTTGCCCAAGCTACATTTGACTTTTACGACAGCCTCCATCAGAAGAGGGAGTCATTTCTCGGCGAATCACAAAACCCGGCAATTCGCTGAAAGCCTGCGCCCCGTCCCTGGCCTCTTTCACTGGAGAGGGGCGGTTGTGCTACGCGCTGGATCGTTACAAAAACTTTCCCTATAAAGCCGGAGCCGCCGGTATCCGGAATTTATTCAAATCCGGCGGGCTGACCGGCTTTTCGCTGTGCGGCGTGCCGGCCGGCACCCATTCGTAGGGCACCGGTTGGCCCCGATACACCGAATTGTTGGCGGTGGCGCGGCCGGTCACCGCATCCTTGCCAGCGCGGAAGTAGGGGTTGATATATTCCCAAACGATCTCGCCGTCGCGGGTCACCTGAAACAAGCGGCCGCTCTGGCCTTCGTCTATAAAGGTATTGCCGTTGGGCAAGCGGCGGGCGGCGCTGATATTGGTGCTGCGAAACGACCAACCGGGGCCGCCGGAATCCTCGCCGCTGTATTGCCAGACGATTTCGTTTTTGATCGGATCGATTTCCAAAATCCGCGAGCCGCCGGTTCTGGGGACCGTCGCGCTGGGATAGCCTGCCACGCCTTGATTGTCGAATACCAACAGATTGCCGGCGCCCGGCAGGCCTTCCGGGATGATATGGGCGTCGTGCTGGCCGCTGATTTGATCGACCGGTCTAGGCACGTTGCGGGGCAGGGCTTGGTCTTCGCGGGCAAGGGAATAATGAGGACCGAGGCGCCAGACGATCTTGCCGGTATGCTTATCGATGATCGCAATGAAATTGCCATTGCGGGCGTCGAACAGCAGATTTTCCGGATCAAAGCGTTTGTCGCCGGCGGCAAACCAGTGGTTGGGGCCAATTACTTTCAAATTATTGGTATGAAATACGTCGGCAATCGGCGCATTGCGTACCAGTTTCAGTTCCGCCGGGGTAAAACCGAATTCGTTGAGATGTTCGGTGGCTATCCATTTCCAGACCACTTCGCCGGCCGGATTGACTTCATAAATCACATCGTCGAGCACCTCCGGCTGTTTGAAGCCTTTTACCGGATGAACCAGATTTGCCAGGACGACAGTATTGCCGTTCGGTAATCTGGCCCAGTCGTGGTGCTGCTGCGCGGCTCCGCCTGGGGCTTTCTCGCCGAAACTCCACACGGTTTTACCGTCCCAATCCAGTTCGCCGACCGTTTTCGAAATTCGCCGATTAATCTGCCCCGGCACCAAATCGGTACCCTTGCCTTCGGTAGTGTCTAGGGTTACCAATACGTGGCCGAGCTTGCCGCCGTTGACGGCCGGATCGATCAAGGTACTGTGGCTGGCGGCATCCTTCCATTCGTGCACCGCGTTGCCGTTTAAGTCGATCAGACGGGCGATATTGTCGCCGCCGCTGAACAGCACAAAGGAGTTATAAGCCTTGGCCGGATCGTAATGCGTGGTGCCGGTCGGATAGACGCTGGGTCCGGCGAATGCCGAGAGGCTGAGTATCACGCCCAGCGTAATCAGAACGGCTTGTTGCAGGGCCAAACAAGAACCGGCCGTTCTGTGTTGGCTGCTTCCGTGCGGTTTATTAATAGGCATATTAATAAGTGTGGGTAGTGTCATCGAATGATCCCTTGAGTGTTTGATGTAACCAATAGTCCTGGTATAGCTAAAGCAATTTATAAGCCAAGATAATATTTTCCGGTTCTAAGTCGGTTTTCTTGGCTAATTAGCGGGATGTTAGGGGCTAACTTATTCGATGTTTTGGGCAAGCCTCGGGCTACAAGCTGAGGCCATTCTGCCTAGGTGCCCATTGCTTTTTGGCGCCACGCCGGGCAGGCCCAGTAGTTGTAATTAATTGATTTCAAATAGCGAAAGCGGCGATCTATTTGGCGATCGGAAGGTCGGTCAGGTCATTTATCGCGCAGTGGGTCTTTAGACATTTGTTTTGGATTGAAGGCCCTGAGCCCGGATGCCAAGCGGCAGAGCTGGACTGTTGAGTAGGGCGCAGTCCATCAACAATCTCTGCCCGCAGCTCAACAGCCAGTCAAGCCGAAAAAATCGCGTGGTCTATTGAATTGAGCGCAACGCGCTAAAGTCATTAAAAAAATAATCACTTAAATTCAGTATTTTACTGTCGGTTTTAAAGTTTTATGCCTTCTCGAAAACCCGTGTATCCGCCGTTGGCATGCGCATTGCAAAACTGGTTGTTAAGCAGGCCTGTCATGTGGACTCAACATGCCGGCTTGATTTTGCATTTTTAACATTCGATTAGGTGAGAGAGTGAAAGATTATTTAGCAGGAGCTAATTCGGCCGATGCCCAGCGACAGGATCGGGTACCTGAAACCATTAGCCGGCGCCGTAAGTTGTCGACTTGCGTGGCCTTGACCATCGCCGGTGTTTCGATGGCTGCCGCATTAAACGTACAAGCTGCGGCGCCTAAGAAAAATGCCAAAAAAGTGAGCAACACCAAGGTGGTCAGCGAATTGGAACTGGAAAATCAGCGCCTGCGTCAGGAATTGCAAGCCGCCAAACAACGCGAGCTGGATTTGATTAAAAAAGGTGTAGCTGCGGCGCCGGCGGGCGCGGCTACTGCTGAGGCTGCTTCGGCGACAGCCGCAGCCGATGGTCAGGCGCCGGCCGAGGAACTGGCTCAGAACGAGGACGACCAAAAAGCCGACCTGGGCGAAGTGGTGGTGAAAGCTCGGCCAAGGCTGCAAAAACTTAAAGATATACCTAACTCGACTTCGGTACGGACCGGCGAGGAATTGCATAAAGAATTGGCGATGGATTTAGGCGACATCCTGAAACGGGCCGGTAACGTCAAATGGAACTACGGCAACGCTCGTACCAGCAGTTTGTCGATGCGCGGTGTCGGTCAACAGTCGCAGACCGATGCGATGGACCCCAGTGTCGGTACCATTGTGGATGGTGTGCCTTATGCCTATAACCCCTTATCCAGCTTCGATCACTATGACATTGATTCGATACAAGTGGAGCGCGGTCCGCAAGGTACCGATGGCGGCAAGAACGTCAGCTTGGGGCGGATCAACATCAATACCAAACGTCCTACCTTCAATCGCGAAGCGACTTACTCGGCCACTTATGGTCAATTCAACACCTATATCGGCGATGCGGCCTTGGGCGGCGCGGTGATCGACAACTTCCTGGCTTGGCGCGGCGCGTTTCACGTCAATAAAGCCGAAGGTGCCACTAAAAACCTCTATAACACCGATCAAACCTGGTACAACCGAGATCGGGTCTCGGGTCGGCTACAATTTTTGCTGACGCCGACTGAAGATTTCACTGCCCTGATCCGTTTCGACGCCAGTCCGCGTGGCGAAGAGTTTAACAACGGCAATAACTTTTTTACGCCAACGCCGGCCATATCAGCCAACGGACTGCCGACTAACCTGAATAACGACGCCAGAACCCGATTGGCGCGGCGATGGTTTAGGGAGGGCAACCCGGACTATACCTACGAAAAAAATTACCTCTATGGCGGAGGTCAAAACGCCTTCAATCAAGATGGTCAGTATGCGCTGATTACCGCCAGCAAGGGTGGTTCGGTTGAAATGAACTGGGATACCGGCTACGGAAAACTGACCTCAATTACCGCGGTGCGGGATTTTGAGTTTCAGGCCAGGAACGACGGCGACTCCACTCCGTTCACCACCAATAAAAATGGCGGTGGTGCAGTGCCGGATTTCAGGCAACTGAGTCAGGAGCTTAAATTCACTTCTAAAGTGGGCGATCTGGTCGATTACACCACTGGTATTTATTTAAACGACCGGAAAATGATCAAGGGCAATCGGGTTGGTTTTGGTGCCGATGCGGGTGCTTGGTTAGCGGGTGCCGGCGCTTACAGTAGGCTGGATGTCAACTCTGTCGGTAGAGAGTTGATGAAGGATTCGCTGAATGAGCTGCACACCGATAACCCCTATTACATTCATAATAAATCGGCATCCGCGTTTTTAAATGCCAAATGGCATATCACCGAGCCGTTAACATTAGAAACGGGTTTGAGGTTCAATATCGAAAATCGTCGC harbors:
- a CDS encoding HAD family hydrolase, producing the protein MILVDIPGFQNLELAHLVCDYNGTLALDGELLPGVADLLASLAPTIKIHIITADTFGLAHVQLADLPIELIITPTESQAKTKLQFVTDLGAETVVAIGNGRNDRKMLKAAAIGIALIQREGGSAQSIANADLVCTNIVDALDLLRNPKRLIATLRS
- a CDS encoding cupin domain-containing protein, with the protein product MFQPFTRHQSPKLGLALALCLGFSSATASELDPKAISIKLPEQINWVANPSGSESAVLVGDPAKPGLYVVLNKWKAHHNSKPHSHPNDRFITVISGTWWVGTGTDYDPEHLKPVPAGSFVTHYGNEIHYDGAKDEDTILQIVGIGPATSTPAK
- a CDS encoding aryl-sulfate sulfotransferase; its protein translation is MTLPTLINMPINKPHGSSQHRTAGSCLALQQAVLITLGVILSLSAFAGPSVYPTGTTHYDPAKAYNSFVLFSGGDNIARLIDLNGNAVHEWKDAASHSTLIDPAVNGGKLGHVLVTLDTTEGKGTDLVPGQINRRISKTVGELDWDGKTVWSFGEKAPGGAAQQHHDWARLPNGNTVVLANLVHPVKGFKQPEVLDDVIYEVNPAGEVVWKWIATEHLNEFGFTPAELKLVRNAPIADVFHTNNLKVIGPNHWFAAGDKRFDPENLLFDARNGNFIAIIDKHTGKIVWRLGPHYSLAREDQALPRNVPRPVDQISGQHDAHIIPEGLPGAGNLLVFDNQGVAGYPSATVPRTGGSRILEIDPIKNEIVWQYSGEDSGGPGWSFRSTNISAARRLPNGNTFIDEGQSGRLFQVTRDGEIVWEYINPYFRAGKDAVTGRATANNSVYRGQPVPYEWVPAGTPHSEKPVSPPDLNKFRIPAAPAL
- a CDS encoding TonB-dependent receptor, producing MKDYLAGANSADAQRQDRVPETISRRRKLSTCVALTIAGVSMAAALNVQAAAPKKNAKKVSNTKVVSELELENQRLRQELQAAKQRELDLIKKGVAAAPAGAATAEAASATAAADGQAPAEELAQNEDDQKADLGEVVVKARPRLQKLKDIPNSTSVRTGEELHKELAMDLGDILKRAGNVKWNYGNARTSSLSMRGVGQQSQTDAMDPSVGTIVDGVPYAYNPLSSFDHYDIDSIQVERGPQGTDGGKNVSLGRININTKRPTFNREATYSATYGQFNTYIGDAALGGAVIDNFLAWRGAFHVNKAEGATKNLYNTDQTWYNRDRVSGRLQFLLTPTEDFTALIRFDASPRGEEFNNGNNFFTPTPAISANGLPTNLNNDARTRLARRWFREGNPDYTYEKNYLYGGGQNAFNQDGQYALITASKGGSVEMNWDTGYGKLTSITAVRDFEFQARNDGDSTPFTTNKNGGGAVPDFRQLSQELKFTSKVGDLVDYTTGIYLNDRKMIKGNRVGFGADAGAWLAGAGAYSRLDVNSVGRELMKDSLNELHTDNPYYIHNKSASAFLNAKWHITEPLTLETGLRFNIENRRQSTEKFITNAGFGTLLSPYAVNGIQTGGFDTITATGALTAGAAADPVQVARANAVALKYFGKATYDELSAAQRRQVGDAKGLRAGQMGLLWDKEPGKPFRSTQPGYQVRPSYKFNEDYTGYVSWGYNEKAGLSQTVNSVAYLAEPEKTNSFEIGLKSTLFDRALTLNTDFFWTEITNYQQGVQVIDEFQTAALGQDTYTSITGNAAGVRAYGVEIDGSLVETIPFTSVNFSGSYNEAFYTDFKNAGKAAEWNNLASPTFDLTGQTLPGAAKFTFSISPEFRYPVEILGGKNEFHTSFTTAFTSSYKSDTSLSSYSVIPANTTTDLSIGIGRRDRAFDVSLVAKNIFNNQTPNARTWNSYSPGIPQWFGLTVNGKF